In Sebaldella termitidis ATCC 33386, one DNA window encodes the following:
- a CDS encoding ImmA/IrrE family metallo-endopeptidase, translated as MIVLYDDLGDLKGYYKHPRGRKVIVVNSLLSKFAQIIVLAHELGHAILHSGSTVALMHRHILQYSSIMENEANKFAAELLLNGYDTDNIEYSYCYCDEVSNDENDRVLLERLREFKFSNKY; from the coding sequence ATTATAGTACTATATGATGATTTAGGAGACTTAAAAGGATATTATAAACACCCACGAGGTAGAAAAGTAATAGTAGTCAACTCTTTACTCAGTAAATTTGCACAAATAATAGTCCTTGCACATGAACTTGGACATGCTATTTTACATTCAGGTTCTACAGTGGCTTTAATGCATAGACATATATTGCAATATAGTAGCATAATGGAAAATGAAGCTAATAAATTCGCTGCAGAATTATTATTGAATGGATATGATACAGATAATATTGAATACTCCTACTGTTACTGTGATGAGGTATCTAATGATGAAAATGACAGGGTCTTATTAGAAAGATTAAGAGAATTCAAGTTTAGTAATAAATATTAA
- a CDS encoding ImmA/IrrE family metallo-endopeptidase, whose protein sequence is MKHPQGRKVIVVNSLLSKFAQIIVLAHELGHAILYSGSTVALMHRHILQYSNIMENEANKFAAELLLNGYDTDNIEYYYCYCDEVSNDEILLERLREFKFSNKYQIYKEIT, encoded by the coding sequence ATTAAACACCCACAAGGTAGAAAAGTAATAGTGGTCAACTCTTTACTCAGCAAATTTGCACAAATAATAGTCCTTGCACATGAACTTGGACATGCTATTTTATATTCAGGTTCTACAGTGGCTTTAATGCATAGACATATATTGCAATATAGTAACATAATGGAAAATGAAGCTAATAAATTCGCTGCAGAATTATTATTGAATGGATATGATACAGATAATATTGAATACTACTACTGTTACTGTGATGAGGTATCTAATGATGAAATATTGTTGGAAAGATTAAGAGAATTCAAGTTTAGTAATAAATATCAAATATACAAGGAGATAACATGA